A genomic region of Micromonospora sp. NBC_01796 contains the following coding sequences:
- a CDS encoding ECF subfamily RNA polymerase sigma factor, BldN family — MSTYGYADAARRREVQSARAALNQGLSMLRISMDDMRSLAVRGEGSPKRIRNRPHPNETPSRHTPPGSNARPISGRVTSPTRPPMPAQPGPGQTGPRPDAPETETAILPVVPAVDPAPGPAAPPPTGYPDRPDPSDPATEVWKLIERAQQGESEAFGLIYDRYVDTVFRFVYFRVGNRQLAEDLTSDTFLRALKRIGSFTWQGRDLGAWLVTIARNLVADHFKSGRYRLEVTTGDVLDADREDRGPEGSPEAAVVEHITNMALLGAVKQLNPEQQECIVLRFLQGFSVAETAQTMGKNEGAIKALQYRAVRALARLLPDGFQP, encoded by the coding sequence GTGAGCACTTACGGATACGCGGACGCCGCACGTCGCCGCGAGGTTCAATCCGCCCGCGCGGCCCTGAACCAGGGCCTCAGCATGCTGCGGATCTCCATGGACGACATGCGGAGCCTGGCCGTACGCGGCGAGGGCAGTCCCAAACGGATCCGGAACCGACCGCATCCGAACGAGACGCCGTCGCGGCACACCCCGCCGGGGAGCAACGCGCGCCCGATCAGCGGCCGGGTGACCAGCCCGACCCGACCCCCGATGCCGGCCCAACCCGGCCCCGGGCAGACGGGACCCCGGCCGGACGCACCGGAGACCGAGACCGCCATCCTGCCGGTCGTCCCGGCCGTCGACCCGGCACCCGGGCCGGCGGCACCGCCACCGACCGGCTACCCGGACCGCCCGGATCCCTCGGATCCGGCGACCGAGGTGTGGAAGCTGATCGAGCGGGCCCAGCAGGGCGAGTCCGAGGCGTTCGGTCTGATCTACGACCGGTACGTGGACACCGTCTTCCGGTTCGTCTACTTCCGGGTCGGCAACCGGCAGTTGGCCGAGGACCTGACCTCGGACACGTTCCTGCGCGCACTCAAACGCATCGGCAGCTTCACCTGGCAGGGGCGCGATCTCGGTGCCTGGCTCGTGACGATCGCCCGGAACCTGGTCGCCGACCACTTCAAGTCCGGCCGGTACCGACTCGAAGTTACTACGGGTGATGTGTTAGATGCGGATCGTGAGGATCGGGGTCCGGAAGGGAGCCCGGAGGCCGCGGTCGTCGAGCACATCACCAACATGGCGCTGCTCGGCGCGGTGAAACAACTCAACCCCGAGCAGCAGGAATGCATCGTGCTCCGGTTCCTGCAGGGCTTCTCCGTGGCGGAGACGGCGCAGACGATGGGCAAGAACGAGGGCGCGATCAAGGCCCTCCAGTACCGCGCCGTACGGGCCCTGGCCCGCCTGCTCCCGGACGGGTTCCAGCCGTGA
- the hemB gene encoding porphobilinogen synthase, with protein sequence MSYPDIRPRRLRRTPAIRRLVTETRVAPAELVLPMFVKEGLAEPRPIATLPGVLQHSRDSLRKAAVEAVRAGVGGIMLFGVPATRDERGSGGIDPDGILNVALRDLTAELGDSTVLMSDLCLDEFTSHGHCGLLAPDGSVDNDATLAAYAEMAVVQAASGAQMVGPSGMMDGQVGVVRRALDAAGYQDTSVLAYAVKYASAFFGPFRDAVESALQGDRKSYQQDPANLRESLREVQLDIAEGADLVMVKPAGPYLDVLAAVRDSVDVPVAAYQVSGEYAMVEAAAANGWIDRERAIMESLTSIRRAGAQVILTYWAVEAAKMLRESY encoded by the coding sequence ATGTCGTACCCCGACATCCGACCGCGACGGTTGCGGCGTACCCCGGCGATCCGCCGGCTGGTGACCGAGACCCGGGTGGCGCCGGCCGAGCTGGTGCTGCCGATGTTCGTCAAGGAAGGGCTGGCCGAACCCCGGCCGATCGCGACCCTGCCGGGGGTGCTGCAACACTCCCGCGACTCGCTGCGCAAGGCGGCGGTCGAGGCGGTCCGGGCCGGGGTCGGCGGCATCATGCTGTTCGGCGTGCCGGCCACCCGGGACGAGCGGGGTTCCGGCGGGATCGACCCGGACGGCATCCTCAACGTGGCGCTGCGGGACCTCACCGCCGAGCTGGGCGACAGCACGGTGCTGATGAGCGACCTGTGCCTGGACGAGTTCACCTCGCACGGGCACTGCGGCCTGCTCGCCCCGGACGGCAGCGTGGACAACGACGCGACCCTGGCCGCGTACGCCGAGATGGCCGTGGTCCAGGCCGCCTCCGGCGCCCAGATGGTCGGGCCGTCCGGGATGATGGACGGCCAGGTCGGTGTGGTCCGCCGGGCTCTGGACGCGGCCGGCTACCAGGACACCTCGGTCCTGGCGTACGCGGTGAAGTACGCCTCGGCGTTCTTCGGCCCGTTCCGGGACGCGGTCGAGTCCGCGTTGCAGGGCGACCGGAAGAGCTACCAGCAGGACCCGGCGAACCTGCGGGAGTCCCTGCGCGAGGTGCAGCTCGACATCGCCGAGGGCGCCGATCTGGTGATGGTGAAGCCGGCGGGGCCCTACCTCGACGTGCTGGCCGCGGTCCGCGACTCGGTGGACGTGCCGGTCGCCGCCTACCAGGTCTCCGGCGAGTACGCGATGGTCGAGGCAGCCGCGGCGAACGGTTGGATCGACCGGGAGCGGGCGATCATGGAATCGCTCACCTCGATCCGCCGGGCCGGGGCGCAGGTCATCCTCACGTACTGGGCCGTCGAGGCGGCCAAGATGCTGCGCGAGAGTTACTGA
- a CDS encoding HAD family hydrolase: MARIRKVTVSTDAHGHTAGWAATEPEAAPAAPVDRSAAAFFDVDNTMMQGASIYWFARGLAARKYFTTGDLARFAWQQLRFRLLATEHAGDMSHAKEAALAFVEGWRVEDVERLTEEIFDELMAPRIWAGTRALAQLHLDAGQRVWLVSAAPVEIGRVIAARLGLTGAIGTVAEIHDGAYTGRLVGDLMHGPAKADAVCQLASVEQLDLARCVAYSDSSNDLPMLCTVGRAVAINPDNNLRRASRMRGWEVRDFRTGRKAARIAVPSTVAAGLLAGAVTAGLAVRRRKQGR; the protein is encoded by the coding sequence GTGGCCCGGATCCGAAAGGTGACCGTCAGTACGGACGCGCACGGTCACACCGCCGGCTGGGCAGCGACGGAACCCGAGGCGGCCCCGGCCGCACCCGTCGACCGGAGCGCCGCCGCCTTCTTCGACGTGGACAACACGATGATGCAGGGCGCCTCCATCTACTGGTTCGCCCGTGGGCTGGCCGCACGCAAGTACTTCACCACCGGTGACCTGGCCCGGTTCGCCTGGCAGCAACTGCGGTTCCGGCTGCTCGCCACCGAGCACGCGGGCGACATGTCCCACGCCAAGGAGGCCGCGCTCGCCTTCGTCGAGGGGTGGCGGGTCGAGGACGTCGAGCGGCTCACCGAGGAGATCTTCGACGAGCTGATGGCGCCCAGGATCTGGGCCGGCACCCGTGCCCTGGCCCAACTGCACCTCGACGCCGGTCAGCGGGTCTGGCTGGTCAGCGCCGCACCGGTGGAGATCGGCCGGGTCATCGCGGCCCGGCTTGGCCTCACCGGCGCGATCGGCACGGTGGCCGAGATCCACGATGGCGCGTACACCGGGCGGCTGGTCGGGGACCTGATGCACGGCCCGGCGAAGGCCGACGCGGTGTGCCAGCTCGCCTCGGTGGAGCAACTCGACCTGGCCCGATGCGTCGCGTACAGCGACTCCTCCAACGATCTGCCGATGCTCTGCACGGTCGGGCGGGCGGTCGCGATCAACCCGGACAACAACCTCCGCCGGGCCTCCCGGATGCGCGGCTGGGAGGTACGCGACTTCCGTACCGGACGGAAGGCGGCCAGGATCGCCGTACCGTCGACGGTTGCCGCGGGCCTGCTGGCCGGCGCGGTGACCGCCGGGCTTGCGGTACGTCGCCGTAAGCAGGGCCGATGA
- a CDS encoding HAD family hydrolase yields MGTARRHLVWDWNGTLLNDLSLVVASTNVVFASVGGPVVTAEEHRLGFRRPISEYYADVLGRAVDTDAFGSLDKIFHDAYRTGLTTCELAEDATTAMRSWTGTQSLLSMWFHDELVPAVETYGLTAMFNRIDGLRGTVGGDHKADHLARHLDELGIDGSSVVLIGDSIDDADAADSVGAASVLYTGGFTDPARLRASGRPVADTLTEAVHLALTTP; encoded by the coding sequence ATGGGAACGGCTCGTAGGCACCTGGTTTGGGACTGGAACGGGACGCTGCTCAACGACCTCAGCCTGGTTGTCGCGTCGACCAACGTGGTGTTCGCCAGCGTCGGTGGACCGGTGGTCACGGCCGAGGAACACCGGCTCGGGTTTCGTCGCCCGATCTCCGAGTACTACGCCGACGTACTGGGCCGGGCGGTGGACACCGACGCGTTCGGCTCACTCGACAAGATCTTTCATGACGCGTACCGGACCGGGTTGACCACCTGCGAGCTGGCCGAGGACGCCACCACCGCCATGCGGTCCTGGACCGGCACCCAGTCGCTGCTGTCCATGTGGTTCCACGACGAGCTGGTCCCCGCCGTCGAGACGTACGGCCTGACCGCGATGTTCAACCGGATCGACGGTCTGCGGGGCACCGTCGGCGGCGACCACAAGGCCGACCATCTCGCGCGTCACCTGGACGAACTCGGCATCGACGGCTCGTCGGTGGTGCTCATCGGCGACTCCATCGACGACGCTGACGCCGCCGACTCGGTCGGCGCCGCGAGCGTCCTCTATACCGGCGGCTTCACCGACCCGGCCCGCCTGCGCGCCTCCGGCCGCCCCGTAGCCGACACCCTCACCGAAGCGGTCCACCTAGCCCTCACCACCCCGTAA
- a CDS encoding lysophospholipid acyltransferase family protein translates to MSENGRPPAPEPIGPAVPDQPGDVWDRRVASGLAFLRRRLTGQYEIDEFGFDPELTDRVFHPLLRQLYREWFRTEVTGVENLPVEGAGLVVGNHSGTVALDALILSAVLHDRHPAHRYLRLLGADIVFRMPGVSELARKTGGTMACNPDAERLLGRGELVGVFPEGFKGVGKLYSDRYKLQRFGRGGFVSAALRTGTPIIPVAIVGAEETYPMLADVKPLARLLKLPYFPLTPTFPWLGPLGLVPLPSKWLIEFCPPISTEGMADQADDPLVVFNLADQVRETIQQTLHQLLERRPDPFGP, encoded by the coding sequence ATGAGTGAGAACGGGCGCCCGCCCGCGCCGGAGCCGATCGGACCCGCGGTGCCGGACCAGCCGGGCGACGTCTGGGACCGCCGGGTCGCCTCCGGGCTGGCGTTCCTCCGCCGCCGACTCACCGGTCAGTACGAGATCGACGAGTTCGGGTTCGACCCCGAGCTGACCGACCGGGTGTTCCATCCGCTGCTGCGCCAGCTCTACCGGGAGTGGTTCCGTACCGAGGTCACCGGGGTGGAGAACCTGCCGGTCGAGGGCGCGGGGCTGGTGGTGGGCAACCATTCCGGCACCGTCGCCCTGGACGCGTTGATCCTCTCCGCGGTGCTGCACGACCGGCACCCCGCCCACCGCTACCTGCGGCTGCTCGGCGCCGACATCGTGTTCCGGATGCCGGGCGTCTCCGAACTGGCCCGCAAGACCGGCGGCACGATGGCGTGCAACCCGGACGCCGAGCGGCTGCTGGGTCGGGGCGAACTGGTCGGGGTGTTCCCCGAGGGGTTCAAGGGCGTCGGCAAGCTCTACTCCGACCGCTACAAGCTGCAGCGGTTCGGCCGGGGCGGGTTCGTCTCGGCGGCACTGCGTACGGGCACCCCGATCATTCCGGTGGCGATCGTCGGGGCCGAGGAGACGTACCCGATGCTCGCCGACGTCAAGCCACTGGCCCGGCTGCTCAAGCTGCCGTACTTTCCGCTGACGCCGACCTTCCCGTGGCTCGGGCCGCTGGGTCTGGTGCCGCTGCCGAGCAAGTGGCTGATCGAGTTCTGCCCGCCGATCTCGACCGAGGGCATGGCCGACCAGGCGGACGACCCGCTGGTCGTGTTCAACCTCGCCGACCAGGTACGCGAGACCATCCAGCAGACGCTGCACCAGTTACTGGAACGCCGCCCGGACCCGTTCGGCCCCTGA
- the hemC gene encoding hydroxymethylbilane synthase produces the protein MTALRLGTRGSALAMAQSGMIADAVRAATGREVELVEVVTAGDRSSAPVQRLGVGVFVSALRDALLAREIDFAVHSYKDLPTAPADGLHIAAVPEREDPRDALVARDGRTLAELPPGATIGTGALRRIAQLHALGLQFEITPIRGNVDTRVKRVLGPDADLDAVVLARAGLSRLGRTAEITETLDPMLMLPAPAQGALAVECRGDDQELIDLLALLDHAPTRAAITAERALLATLEAGCSAPVAAFAELAEGDDGDEIYLRGAVISPDGARDLRLSRTGTPADAEEIGKALAAELLDRGADSILGTPSHPGARTQHFGAQP, from the coding sequence ATGACCGCGCTACGTCTGGGCACCCGGGGCAGCGCCCTGGCCATGGCCCAGTCCGGCATGATCGCCGACGCGGTCCGGGCCGCCACCGGCCGGGAGGTCGAACTGGTCGAGGTGGTCACCGCCGGCGACCGGTCCTCCGCCCCGGTGCAGCGGCTCGGCGTCGGGGTCTTCGTCTCGGCGCTGCGCGACGCGCTGCTCGCCCGGGAGATCGACTTCGCCGTGCACTCGTACAAGGACCTGCCCACCGCGCCCGCGGACGGCCTGCACATCGCGGCCGTACCCGAGCGGGAGGACCCCCGCGACGCGCTGGTCGCCCGGGACGGTCGCACCCTGGCCGAGCTGCCGCCCGGCGCGACCATCGGCACCGGCGCGCTGCGCCGGATCGCCCAACTGCACGCACTCGGACTCCAGTTCGAGATCACCCCGATCCGCGGCAACGTCGACACCCGCGTCAAGCGCGTGCTCGGCCCGGATGCGGACCTTGACGCGGTGGTGCTCGCCCGAGCCGGACTGAGCCGGCTCGGCCGTACCGCCGAGATCACCGAGACGCTCGATCCGATGCTGATGTTGCCCGCGCCCGCCCAGGGTGCTCTCGCGGTCGAGTGCCGCGGCGACGATCAGGAGCTGATCGATCTGCTCGCCCTGCTCGACCACGCACCGACCCGGGCCGCGATCACCGCGGAACGCGCGTTGCTGGCCACCCTGGAGGCCGGCTGTAGCGCACCGGTCGCCGCATTCGCGGAACTCGCCGAGGGCGACGACGGCGATGAGATCTACCTGCGCGGGGCGGTGATCAGTCCGGACGGGGCCCGTGACCTCCGGCTGTCCCGCACCGGTACGCCCGCCGACGCTGAGGAGATCGGTAAGGCGCTCGCCGCCGAACTCCTCGACCGCGGCGCCGACTCGATCCTCGGTACGCCTTCGCACCCCGGCGCGAGGACCCAGCATTTTGGAGCACAGCCATGA
- a CDS encoding uroporphyrinogen-III synthase, whose translation MIRTRKPAGHIAFVGAGPGDPGLLTRRAHDALVEADQVIFDRGVPESLLDVLRAEAKEDAQFSPAEGAPGDVAKVLISAARSGLSAVHLVAGDPFGHDSVVKEVQAVVRTAVHFEVVPGIGQAEGVASYAGVPLPGVRTAADVDDVTALDFEALAAAVNRGSLALAVDAGDLAAVRDGLLAVGVDGATPVGVTGDGTGETQYTTTSTVDSFVAAALGFTGRVVLTLGAGVSQRDKLSWWENRPLYGWKVLVPRTKEQAGVMSARLRAYGAIPCEVPTIAVEPPRTPAQMERAVKGLVDGRYAWVIFTSVNAVRAVWEKFAEHGLDARHFGGVKIACIGEATADAVRAFGIQPELVPAGDQSSEGLLAEFSPHDEILDPVGRVLLPRADIATETLAAGLTERGWEVDDVTAYRTVRAAPPPAEIRDAIKSGGFDAVLFTSSSTVRNLVGIAGKPHPRTVVAVIGPKTAETATEFGLRVDAQPTNASVPDLVEALASYAVELREKLAAMPAKQRRGSKVQGPTALRFR comes from the coding sequence ATGATCCGCACCCGTAAGCCCGCAGGCCACATCGCGTTCGTCGGGGCAGGCCCCGGCGACCCCGGCCTGCTGACCCGCCGGGCGCACGACGCGCTGGTCGAGGCGGACCAGGTCATCTTCGACCGGGGCGTCCCCGAGTCGCTGCTCGATGTCCTGCGCGCCGAGGCCAAGGAGGACGCCCAGTTCAGCCCGGCGGAGGGCGCCCCCGGCGACGTCGCCAAGGTACTGATCTCCGCGGCCCGTTCCGGGCTGTCCGCGGTGCACCTCGTCGCCGGTGACCCGTTCGGCCACGACTCCGTGGTCAAGGAGGTGCAGGCGGTCGTCCGTACCGCGGTGCACTTCGAGGTGGTACCGGGCATCGGCCAGGCCGAGGGCGTGGCCAGCTACGCCGGGGTTCCGCTGCCGGGCGTACGCACCGCCGCCGACGTCGACGACGTCACCGCGCTGGACTTCGAGGCGCTCGCCGCCGCGGTCAACCGGGGTTCGCTCGCGCTCGCCGTGGACGCCGGTGACCTCGCCGCCGTCCGGGACGGACTGCTCGCGGTCGGCGTCGACGGCGCCACCCCGGTCGGGGTGACCGGTGACGGCACCGGCGAGACGCAGTACACCACCACCTCGACGGTGGACAGCTTCGTCGCCGCCGCGCTCGGTTTCACCGGCCGGGTCGTCCTCACCCTGGGCGCCGGGGTCAGCCAGCGGGACAAGCTGAGCTGGTGGGAGAACCGCCCGCTGTACGGCTGGAAGGTGCTGGTCCCGCGCACCAAGGAGCAGGCCGGCGTGATGAGCGCCCGGCTGCGCGCGTACGGGGCGATCCCGTGCGAGGTGCCGACGATCGCGGTCGAGCCGCCCCGTACCCCGGCCCAGATGGAGCGGGCGGTCAAGGGCCTGGTCGACGGCAGGTACGCCTGGGTGATCTTCACCTCGGTCAACGCCGTACGCGCGGTCTGGGAGAAGTTCGCCGAGCACGGCCTGGACGCCCGCCACTTTGGCGGCGTCAAGATCGCCTGTATCGGCGAGGCCACCGCCGACGCGGTCCGCGCCTTCGGCATCCAGCCCGAGCTGGTGCCGGCCGGGGACCAGTCCTCGGAGGGCCTGCTGGCCGAGTTCTCCCCGCACGACGAGATTCTCGACCCGGTCGGCCGGGTGCTGCTGCCGCGCGCCGACATCGCGACCGAGACCCTCGCCGCCGGGCTGACCGAGCGGGGCTGGGAGGTCGACGACGTCACCGCCTACCGGACCGTACGGGCGGCCCCGCCGCCGGCCGAGATCCGGGACGCGATCAAGTCGGGCGGGTTCGACGCCGTCCTGTTCACGTCCTCATCGACAGTGCGCAATTTAGTGGGTATCGCGGGCAAGCCGCACCCTCGTACGGTTGTTGCAGTGATCGGACCGAAGACGGCCGAGACGGCAACCGAGTTTGGCCTGCGGGTGGATGCCCAGCCGACCAACGCCTCGGTGCCCGACCTCGTCGAGGCGCTCGCCTCATACGCCGTCGAACTGCGCGAGAAGCTGGCGGCGATGCCGGCCAAGCAGCGCCGTGGCTCGAAGGTGCAGGGGCCGACCGCGTTGCGGTTCCGCTGA
- a CDS encoding response regulator transcription factor yields MRVVIADDAFLLREGLARLLTEHGHEVVAAVGDGTALVEAVVAHLPDVSIVDVRMPPSHTDEGLRAAVEARRLVPRAPILVLSQYVEVSYADDLLATVNPGPGAGGGIGYLLKDRVAAIDEFLDALRRVAAGGTVLDPEVVGQLLVRRRRDDPLRELTPREREVLGLMAEGRSNTAIARALVVSDGAVEKHVRNIFTKLRLPPDEEQHRRVLAVLTYLRG; encoded by the coding sequence ATGCGTGTAGTGATCGCCGACGACGCGTTCCTGCTCCGCGAGGGGCTGGCCCGGCTGCTGACCGAACACGGCCACGAGGTGGTCGCCGCGGTGGGAGACGGCACCGCCCTGGTCGAGGCGGTGGTCGCCCACCTGCCCGACGTCTCGATCGTCGACGTACGGATGCCGCCGAGCCACACCGACGAGGGTCTCCGGGCGGCGGTGGAAGCCCGCCGGCTGGTCCCCCGCGCCCCGATCCTGGTTCTCTCCCAGTACGTCGAGGTCTCGTACGCCGACGACCTGCTCGCCACGGTCAATCCCGGACCGGGTGCCGGCGGCGGGATCGGCTACCTGCTCAAGGACCGGGTGGCGGCGATCGACGAGTTCCTCGACGCGCTCCGCCGGGTCGCCGCCGGTGGCACCGTCCTGGACCCCGAGGTGGTCGGCCAACTGCTGGTCCGCCGTCGCCGCGACGACCCGCTGCGCGAGTTGACCCCGCGCGAGCGCGAGGTGCTCGGCCTGATGGCCGAGGGCCGCTCCAACACCGCCATCGCCCGCGCCCTCGTCGTCAGCGACGGCGCCGTGGAAAAACACGTCCGGAACATCTTCACCAAACTCCGCCTACCCCCCGACGAGGAACAACACCGCCGAGTCCTAGCCGTCCTCACCTACCTCCGCGGCTAA
- a CDS encoding glutamyl-tRNA reductase: MNLLVVGASYRTAPVATLERLSVSTADLPRILDRLLAQTYIGEAVVVSTCNRVEIYAAVSGFHGGLGDVCAVLAAEAGCSPADLANHLYVHYDEAAVEHVFRVATGLDSMVVGEAQILGQLRDAYHVATEADAAGRQLHELMQQALRVGKRAHAETGIDQAGQSVVTAGLEIAANRFGGSLSDRPALVIGAGAMGALAVATLTRLGLGSIAVTNRGADRASRLAEAYGATAVAFDDLTVALSTVDIVVTATAAIEPVLTRETVAAALARRAANGSATPLVLLDLAVPRDVDAAVAELPGVLVVDIDRLAADLADGPVATDAAAVADIVTSEVAAFLTWLRGAEVVPTVAALRARADEVVTAELRRLAQRRPDLTDEQRADVAHTVHRVVQRLLHSPTVRVRQLAAEPGGDQYTALLRELFDLEVPNTSPVEAVPDIAPRVSLPAPGGDR, from the coding sequence GTGAACCTGCTCGTCGTCGGCGCGTCCTACCGCACCGCCCCGGTCGCCACGCTGGAGCGGCTCTCGGTCAGCACGGCCGACCTGCCCCGGATCCTCGACCGGCTGCTCGCCCAGACCTACATCGGCGAGGCCGTGGTGGTCTCGACCTGCAACCGGGTCGAGATCTACGCCGCGGTCTCCGGTTTCCACGGCGGTCTCGGCGACGTCTGCGCGGTGCTCGCCGCCGAGGCGGGCTGCTCGCCCGCGGACCTGGCCAACCATCTCTACGTCCACTACGACGAGGCCGCGGTCGAGCACGTGTTCCGGGTCGCCACCGGGCTGGACTCGATGGTCGTCGGCGAGGCGCAGATCCTGGGACAGCTCCGGGACGCCTACCACGTGGCGACCGAGGCGGACGCGGCCGGCCGGCAGTTGCACGAGTTGATGCAGCAGGCGCTGCGGGTCGGCAAGCGGGCCCATGCCGAGACCGGCATCGACCAGGCGGGCCAGAGCGTGGTCACCGCCGGGCTGGAGATCGCCGCCAACCGGTTCGGTGGATCGCTGTCCGACCGCCCGGCACTGGTGATCGGCGCGGGTGCGATGGGCGCCCTGGCCGTGGCGACGCTGACCCGGCTCGGGCTCGGGTCGATCGCGGTCACCAACCGGGGCGCGGACCGGGCGTCGCGGCTGGCCGAGGCGTACGGCGCGACCGCCGTAGCCTTCGACGATCTTACCGTAGCCCTGTCCACTGTGGACATCGTAGTCACCGCCACCGCGGCGATCGAGCCGGTGCTCACCCGCGAGACGGTGGCCGCCGCACTGGCCCGACGGGCCGCGAACGGGTCCGCCACCCCGCTGGTCCTGCTCGACCTCGCCGTACCCCGGGATGTCGACGCGGCCGTGGCCGAGCTGCCCGGCGTACTCGTGGTCGACATCGACCGGCTCGCGGCCGACCTCGCCGACGGACCGGTCGCCACCGACGCCGCCGCGGTCGCCGACATCGTCACCAGCGAGGTGGCCGCCTTCCTCACCTGGCTGCGCGGCGCCGAGGTGGTGCCCACCGTGGCAGCCCTTCGCGCCCGCGCCGACGAGGTGGTCACCGCCGAGCTGCGCCGGCTCGCCCAGCGCCGCCCCGACCTCACCGACGAACAGCGGGCCGACGTCGCGCACACCGTGCACCGGGTGGTGCAGCGGCTGCTGCACTCGCCGACCGTACGGGTCCGCCAGCTCGCCGCCGAGCCCGGCGGCGACCAGTACACCGCGCTGTTGCGTGAGCTCTTCGACCTCGAGGTGCCGAACACCTCGCCGGTCGAGGCCGTTCCCGACATCGCCCCACGGGTGTCGCTGCCCGCTCCGGGAGGAGACCGATGA
- a CDS encoding sensor histidine kinase — MTTVTANAEPAPSTILRQLGVDSAYVLLGFPLALASFILLIIGLALGVGLMVTVIGLPILAGTLYLARAWADLERRRLPAVLHQPRIRPQYRAPEPEANAWRRIFVPITDGQSWLDLAHGCVKLIVAAATFVVTVAWWAGAIGGSFYWAYDWTLPQGDGNEGLNELLGLGDSAGARIGLNSAFGIFFLITLPIVVRGCALLQASFGRALLTGVAEMRNRITVLEEQKRAAVSAEASALRRLERDIHDGPQQRLVRLAMDISRAQHQLATDPEAARRTLDEALTQTRDTLAELRALSRGIAPPILVDRGLPSALAALAGRGLIPVELTVDPQLGTPTGRLDPAVENAAYFVVAEALTNVAKHSRATECWLTVTRADRQLHIAVIDDGEGGAHLSKGHGLAGIADRVRATGGTLTVISPAGGPTEIRAELPC, encoded by the coding sequence ATGACCACCGTCACCGCCAACGCCGAACCGGCCCCGTCCACGATTCTGCGCCAACTCGGCGTCGACTCGGCGTACGTGTTGCTCGGATTCCCACTCGCGCTGGCCAGTTTCATCTTGTTGATCATCGGCCTGGCTCTCGGCGTGGGCCTGATGGTGACCGTGATCGGACTTCCGATCCTCGCCGGCACGCTCTACCTCGCCCGGGCCTGGGCCGACCTCGAACGGCGGCGCCTGCCCGCCGTACTGCACCAGCCCCGGATCCGGCCGCAGTACCGGGCCCCCGAGCCCGAGGCGAACGCCTGGCGGCGGATCTTCGTACCGATCACCGACGGCCAGTCCTGGCTCGACCTGGCGCACGGCTGCGTCAAGCTGATCGTGGCGGCGGCCACCTTCGTCGTCACCGTCGCCTGGTGGGCCGGCGCCATCGGCGGCTCCTTCTACTGGGCGTACGACTGGACCCTGCCGCAGGGCGACGGAAACGAGGGGCTGAACGAGCTCCTCGGCCTCGGCGACTCGGCCGGCGCCCGGATCGGGCTGAACAGCGCCTTCGGCATCTTCTTCCTGATCACCCTCCCGATCGTGGTCCGCGGCTGCGCACTGCTCCAGGCCAGCTTCGGCCGGGCCCTGCTCACCGGGGTCGCCGAGATGCGCAACCGGATCACCGTGCTGGAGGAACAGAAGCGGGCCGCCGTCTCCGCCGAGGCCAGCGCCCTGCGCCGGCTCGAACGCGACATCCACGACGGCCCCCAGCAACGCCTGGTCCGGCTCGCCATGGACATCAGCCGCGCCCAGCACCAACTCGCCACCGACCCGGAGGCGGCCCGGCGCACCCTCGACGAGGCACTGACCCAGACCCGGGACACCCTCGCCGAGTTGCGGGCGCTCTCCCGTGGCATCGCCCCGCCGATCCTGGTCGACCGGGGCCTGCCCAGCGCCCTCGCCGCGCTCGCCGGTCGGGGGCTGATCCCGGTCGAGCTCACCGTCGACCCGCAGCTCGGTACGCCCACCGGCCGACTCGACCCGGCGGTCGAGAACGCCGCCTACTTCGTGGTGGCCGAAGCCCTGACCAACGTCGCCAAGCACAGCCGGGCCACCGAGTGCTGGCTCACCGTCACCCGCGCCGACCGTCAACTGCACATCGCGGTGATCGACGACGGCGAGGGCGGCGCCCACCTCTCCAAGGGGCACGGGCTGGCCGGCATCGCCGACCGCGTACGCGCCACCGGCGGCACCCTGACCGTGATCAGCCCGGCCGGCGGCCCGACCGAGATCCGCGCCGAGCTCCCGTGCTGA
- a CDS encoding glutaredoxin family protein, which produces MASEPRLTLITRPGCHLCEVAKEAIDRVAASTGTGWVEVDITADLELEREYGDRVPVILLDGKEHGYWRVEEPRLLQALTRTS; this is translated from the coding sequence ATGGCGAGCGAGCCGAGACTGACCCTGATCACCCGTCCCGGGTGTCATCTGTGCGAGGTGGCCAAGGAGGCGATCGACCGGGTGGCGGCCAGCACCGGCACCGGTTGGGTCGAGGTCGACATCACCGCCGACCTCGAACTCGAACGCGAGTACGGCGACCGCGTACCGGTGATCCTGCTCGACGGCAAGGAACATGGCTACTGGCGGGTGGAGGAACCCCGCCTCCTCCAGGCCCTGACCCGGACCTCCTAG